A portion of the Thalassotalea sp. LPB0316 genome contains these proteins:
- a CDS encoding OprO/OprP family phosphate-selective porin, whose amino-acid sequence MMRPKQSNKPLRRLPCAIITITTSLLGQSFTVTAADKTDLDIYYKDNITHVVSQDGAMHLKPELRIQSRVSTPYDGNPDSIAKLNGDTTSQEIKRARLKVGGNINENLKVKFEYDLVGSQLLDSRLTYKFVDEFQFRFGRMKAHYSPERVTSSKDQQLVDRSIVNDWFNIDRQQGISFLGHLNKGTWADSNYWFDIFNGTGRDGKNENDHFMYVGRYQWNFLGEQMETAMGDLKFRSKPAAHFAVSATTNTSAYTKFSTSAPGQLRDFKDKAVEGVDDQFKLKQWMVDFSYRYNGVSFQTEYHQKQVDDRVNNEITNLEGYYVQVGFFPNRYFKSMPKELELAARFANVDPNTDISDNNLKELTLGANWFFTGHRNKLTFDISRHEIDELGFDSTGSETRFRLQHDFSF is encoded by the coding sequence ATGATGAGACCTAAACAATCAAATAAACCTTTACGCCGTTTGCCTTGTGCAATCATTACTATTACAACGAGTTTGCTAGGTCAAAGTTTTACCGTTACAGCGGCAGATAAAACTGATCTTGATATTTACTATAAAGATAATATTACCCATGTAGTCTCTCAAGATGGCGCTATGCACTTAAAACCCGAACTTCGCATTCAATCACGCGTATCAACGCCTTATGACGGTAATCCTGATTCAATTGCGAAATTAAATGGTGACACCACTAGTCAAGAGATCAAACGAGCGCGTTTAAAAGTTGGTGGTAATATTAACGAGAACCTTAAAGTTAAATTTGAATACGACCTTGTTGGTAGCCAACTTCTCGATAGTCGCTTAACCTACAAATTTGTCGATGAGTTCCAATTTCGCTTCGGTCGTATGAAAGCGCATTACTCGCCAGAGCGGGTAACCTCTTCAAAAGATCAACAACTCGTTGATCGCTCTATAGTTAACGATTGGTTCAATATTGATCGCCAGCAAGGTATCAGCTTTTTAGGCCATTTAAATAAGGGGACATGGGCAGATTCAAATTACTGGTTCGATATATTCAACGGTACCGGCCGTGATGGCAAAAATGAAAATGATCACTTTATGTATGTCGGTCGTTATCAGTGGAATTTTTTAGGCGAGCAAATGGAAACTGCCATGGGCGATTTAAAATTCCGTAGCAAACCAGCGGCACATTTTGCTGTTTCCGCAACGACTAATACCAGCGCTTATACTAAGTTTTCAACTAGCGCTCCTGGTCAATTGCGTGACTTTAAAGATAAAGCCGTTGAGGGGGTGGATGATCAATTTAAACTAAAACAATGGATGGTCGATTTTAGTTACCGGTACAACGGTGTGTCATTTCAAACTGAATATCATCAAAAGCAAGTGGATGATCGCGTAAACAATGAAATTACTAATCTTGAAGGCTACTATGTTCAAGTAGGTTTCTTTCCTAACCGCTACTTTAAAAGCATGCCAAAAGAACTTGAGTTAGCAGCGCGTTTTGCCAATGTCGATCCAAATACTGATATTTCTGACAACAATTTAAAAGAGTTAACCTTAGGTGCTAACTGGTTTTTTACCGGCCATCGCAACAAGTTAACGTTTGATATTTCACGACATGAAATTGATGAGTTAGGCTTTGATTCAACAGGCTCAGAAACCCGATTCAGGCTTCAGCATGACTTTAGCTTTTAG
- a CDS encoding RES family NAD+ phosphorylase — protein sequence MKLYRVTNKAYADNFAGRGASFEDGARWNSPGHPVIYFGLDMATALVEAANYHPSPRLIPASHCKAIYQLPDDVEVEHLELKNLANNWQEMPYPLCTQLMGDEFLKSNRALVLFLPSVAVGIEDYSMAVVNPLHPDITKLKLIETIQPVYSPRMFKGL from the coding sequence ATGAAGCTTTATCGAGTCACCAATAAAGCTTACGCTGATAATTTTGCTGGGCGAGGGGCTAGCTTTGAAGACGGGGCGCGCTGGAATTCTCCTGGTCACCCTGTTATTTATTTTGGCTTAGATATGGCAACAGCATTAGTGGAAGCTGCCAACTATCACCCTTCACCTAGACTAATTCCTGCATCACATTGTAAGGCTATTTATCAGTTACCTGATGATGTTGAAGTGGAGCATTTAGAGCTTAAAAACTTGGCTAATAATTGGCAAGAGATGCCTTACCCACTATGCACTCAACTCATGGGAGATGAATTTTTAAAGTCTAATCGTGCTTTAGTTTTATTTTTACCAAGTGTTGCGGTGGGAATTGAAGACTATTCTATGGCAGTTGTTAACCCTCTGCATCCTGATATTACAAAGCTGAAACTTATCGAAACTATACAGCCTGTATACTCTCCTCGCATGTTTAAAGGACTTTAA
- a CDS encoding antitoxin Xre/MbcA/ParS toxin-binding domain-containing protein translates to MALAQHTDYQELATIIPDSDIMSGAGYYHAVNQGVSGETLKNIVLTIKDRDVFAKVVGKDKTNLSKSYRLVKLPKIVGDSVVDTLRVYMLATRIYGSLELASEWLHSPIPALGGEQPVSLLDSHAGRELVRQTLRKIEFGEYS, encoded by the coding sequence ATGGCATTAGCACAACATACTGACTATCAAGAATTAGCTACTATTATTCCTGATAGCGACATCATGAGTGGTGCAGGGTATTACCACGCGGTTAATCAAGGTGTATCTGGTGAAACACTTAAAAATATTGTTTTAACCATCAAGGATCGTGATGTTTTCGCTAAAGTGGTAGGTAAAGATAAAACAAACTTAAGCAAAAGCTATCGCCTTGTAAAACTGCCGAAGATAGTTGGCGACAGTGTTGTCGATACTTTGCGGGTATATATGCTTGCCACCCGAATATATGGCTCTCTTGAACTTGCTAGCGAATGGCTGCACTCACCAATTCCAGCGCTTGGTGGGGAACAGCCTGTATCATTACTCGATTCTCATGCTGGGCGTGAACTTGTTCGACAAACCTTAAGAAAGATAGAGTTCGGCGAGTATAGTTAA
- the secG gene encoding preprotein translocase subunit SecG → MLYEILIIVYLIVALCLIGFILIQQGKGADMGASFGAGSSATIFGSSGSGNFMTRATTYLAIAFFAISLVLGKLTVERVNATDEWNNLEAPVESSIPADTSAEPVPNKDVPAASDKSESDIPD, encoded by the coding sequence ATGTTGTATGAAATTTTAATCATAGTTTATTTGATTGTTGCACTTTGCTTGATTGGATTTATTCTTATCCAACAAGGTAAAGGTGCCGATATGGGCGCATCATTTGGTGCCGGCTCATCAGCAACAATCTTCGGTTCAAGTGGTTCTGGTAACTTCATGACTCGAGCGACAACTTACCTAGCGATTGCATTTTTCGCAATCAGTTTAGTCTTAGGTAAGTTAACTGTTGAGCGCGTAAACGCGACAGACGAATGGAACAATTTAGAAGCACCTGTAGAGTCTTCTATTCCAGCAGATACGTCGGCTGAGCCAGTGCCAAATAAAGACGTACCAGCAGCAAGCGACAAGTCTGAAAGCGACATTCCAGACTAA
- the tpiA gene encoding triose-phosphate isomerase, which translates to MTRPTIVAANWKLNGDLALVSNMSKALSEIELADNVKVIICPSMMHIGVLTTVQNDNFAVGAQNASEQVKGAFTGETSVEMLKEFGVEYVILGHSERRSIYHETSHLVAKKVATALKAGITPILCIGESEDERASNQTETVLASQLQPVIDEVGIEAFSNIVVAYEPVWAIGTGKTASPEMAQETHAFIRSFLSELNADVAQQVALLYGGSVNATNSEELFAQADIDGGLIGGASLKVDEFKIICSKAKG; encoded by the coding sequence ATGACTAGACCAACAATTGTTGCAGCTAACTGGAAATTAAATGGTGATTTAGCTTTAGTCTCAAATATGAGTAAAGCGTTATCTGAAATCGAGTTGGCGGATAATGTAAAAGTTATTATTTGTCCTTCAATGATGCATATTGGTGTATTAACAACCGTGCAAAATGACAATTTTGCTGTTGGTGCACAAAATGCAAGCGAGCAAGTTAAAGGTGCTTTCACCGGTGAAACTTCAGTAGAGATGCTAAAAGAGTTTGGTGTAGAATATGTCATTCTCGGGCACTCTGAACGCAGAAGTATTTATCACGAGACAAGTCATCTTGTTGCAAAGAAAGTTGCAACCGCATTAAAAGCAGGCATAACGCCTATTTTATGTATTGGTGAAAGTGAAGACGAAAGAGCGTCTAACCAAACCGAGACAGTATTAGCCAGTCAGTTACAGCCGGTAATTGATGAAGTAGGGATAGAAGCCTTTTCTAATATTGTTGTTGCTTATGAGCCAGTTTGGGCGATAGGCACAGGTAAAACAGCGTCTCCAGAAATGGCGCAAGAAACACACGCATTTATTCGTTCATTTTTAAGTGAACTAAATGCTGACGTAGCACAACAAGTTGCGTTATTATACGGCGGTAGTGTTAATGCTACCAATAGTGAAGAATTATTTGCTCAAGCGGATATCGACGGCGGTCTAATCGGCGGGGCAAGTTTAAAAGTTGATGAATTTAAAATCATTTGCTCGAAGGCAAAAGGATAA
- the glmM gene encoding phosphoglucosamine mutase produces the protein MSNRRYFGTDGVRGLVGQYPITPDFVMKLGYAAGKVLAASGTKKVLIGKDTRISGYMLESALEAGFSAAGIDIGLLGPMPTPGIAYLTKTFRAEAGIVISASHNPFYDNGIKFFSASGEKLPDDVELAIEAELDKDMSCVESAQLGKAYRIEDAAGRYIEFCKSNFPSALSLKGLKIVVDCANGATYHIAPNVFRELGAEVIELASKPNGTNINDGCGATSMAMISQAVVEHQADLGIALDGDGDRLMMVDHTGYVVDGDEAVFVIATHDLAKGQLRGGVVGTLMSNMGLELALADLGIPFARSKVGDRYVMELLQKNDWQLGAENSGHIINLNHTSTGDGIIAALNVLTAIVDTGKSLYELRQGMTMLPQVLVNVRFSGDNDPLTADNVATAVHQVNEKLTGRGRVLLRKSGTEPLIRVMVEGPEEDEVMQYANEIAEAVKVACA, from the coding sequence ATGTCAAACAGAAGATACTTTGGTACCGATGGTGTCCGTGGATTAGTTGGTCAATACCCAATCACCCCTGATTTTGTGATGAAACTTGGTTATGCGGCAGGTAAAGTGTTAGCAGCTAGCGGCACGAAAAAAGTATTAATAGGTAAAGATACGCGTATTTCAGGTTACATGTTGGAGTCGGCGTTAGAAGCGGGCTTTTCAGCAGCAGGTATTGATATCGGCTTACTAGGGCCAATGCCAACACCGGGTATCGCTTATTTAACAAAAACATTTCGCGCTGAAGCGGGGATTGTGATCAGTGCATCTCATAACCCATTCTACGACAACGGTATTAAATTCTTTTCAGCAAGCGGTGAAAAATTACCCGATGACGTTGAGTTAGCGATTGAAGCTGAATTAGACAAAGACATGAGCTGCGTTGAATCAGCTCAGCTTGGTAAAGCATACCGTATTGAAGACGCCGCTGGTCGTTACATTGAGTTTTGTAAGTCAAATTTCCCAAGTGCTTTATCATTAAAAGGCTTAAAGATTGTTGTCGATTGCGCTAATGGCGCAACTTATCACATTGCACCTAATGTATTTCGTGAACTAGGCGCAGAAGTGATTGAATTAGCCTCAAAACCTAATGGTACCAATATTAACGACGGCTGTGGTGCAACATCGATGGCAATGATTTCTCAAGCGGTGGTTGAACACCAAGCCGATTTGGGGATCGCATTAGATGGTGACGGTGACCGTCTGATGATGGTTGATCACACCGGCTACGTTGTTGATGGTGACGAAGCGGTATTTGTGATTGCCACGCACGACTTAGCAAAAGGTCAATTGCGCGGCGGTGTTGTTGGTACACTGATGAGTAATATGGGCTTGGAGTTAGCACTTGCCGATTTAGGTATTCCGTTTGCCCGCTCAAAGGTAGGCGATCGTTACGTCATGGAGTTACTGCAGAAAAACGACTGGCAGCTTGGTGCAGAAAATTCTGGCCATATCATCAATTTAAATCACACTTCTACGGGTGATGGTATTATTGCGGCCTTGAATGTTTTAACCGCGATTGTTGATACAGGTAAAAGCTTGTACGAATTGCGCCAAGGTATGACGATGCTCCCACAAGTATTGGTCAATGTTCGCTTTAGTGGTGATAATGACCCACTGACCGCCGATAACGTTGCGACAGCCGTTCATCAAGTCAATGAAAAGCTTACAGGCCGTGGCCGTGTTTTATTGCGAAAATCTGGTACAGAGCCACTTATTCGCGTCATGGTGGAAGGGCCTGAAGAAGATGAAGTAATGCAGTATGCCAATGAAATTGCAGAAGCCGTAAAGGTGGCGTGCGCATAA
- the folP gene encoding dihydropteroate synthase has translation MTATFLQCPKTRLDLSTPHVMGILNVTPDSFSDGGKFFNPTDALKQVEQMVADGATIIDVGGESTRPGAQDVSLEDELNRVVPVIKAIKQHFDVLVSVDTSKAQVMEQSILAGADIINDVRALQNEGCVEVLAKYPKVPVCLMHMQGLPRTMQDNPQYQDVVTDIMAFFQQRIEVLNSAGISSSRIMLDPGFGFGKTLAQNYELLARLSEFEALGLPLLIGISRKSMIGNLLNREVNQRLAGSLAAAMLSVQQGAKIIRVHDVPQTVDVLKVLAAVQQ, from the coding sequence ATGACAGCAACCTTTCTTCAGTGCCCGAAAACTCGTTTAGATTTATCTACACCCCATGTGATGGGGATCCTCAATGTCACGCCTGATTCCTTCTCCGATGGCGGTAAGTTTTTCAACCCTACAGATGCACTCAAGCAAGTTGAACAAATGGTTGCAGATGGCGCTACGATCATTGATGTCGGTGGTGAGTCAACGCGTCCTGGTGCCCAAGATGTTAGTCTTGAAGATGAACTTAATCGGGTTGTTCCGGTAATCAAAGCAATCAAGCAACATTTTGATGTATTGGTTAGCGTTGACACGTCAAAAGCTCAGGTGATGGAGCAAAGCATTCTTGCTGGCGCTGATATTATTAATGACGTGCGTGCACTGCAAAATGAAGGCTGTGTTGAGGTGTTAGCAAAATACCCTAAAGTACCTGTGTGTTTAATGCACATGCAGGGGCTACCGCGAACGATGCAAGACAACCCGCAATATCAAGATGTTGTAACTGATATTATGGCGTTTTTTCAACAGCGGATTGAGGTGTTAAACTCGGCGGGTATTAGTTCAAGCAGAATTATGCTCGACCCAGGTTTTGGCTTTGGCAAAACTTTAGCGCAAAATTACGAGTTACTGGCGCGGTTAAGTGAATTTGAAGCGCTAGGTTTACCTTTACTCATTGGCATTTCACGAAAGTCGATGATAGGTAACTTATTAAATAGAGAAGTTAATCAGCGCCTTGCTGGTAGTTTAGCTGCCGCTATGCTTAGTGTGCAGCAAGGTGCGAAAATTATTCGCGTTCACGATGTTCCTCAAACAGTGGACGTACTGAAAGTTTTAGCTGCAGTGCAGCAGTAA
- the ftsH gene encoding ATP-dependent zinc metalloprotease FtsH, with protein MSDMAKNLILWLVIAVVLMSVFQSFTPGNSNEQQLDYTRFVQDVRQSQVREATVDRNGVIKGTKRNGEQFVTVIPGGYDRDLINDLVKQGVRATGELPEEPSILTSIFISWFPMLLLIGVWIFFMRQMQGGGGKGAMSFGKSKARLLSEDQIKTTFADVAGCDEAKEEVAELVDYLRDPTKFQKLGGRIPSGILMVGQPGTGKTLLAKAIAGEAKVPFFSISGSDFVEMFVGVGASRVRDMFDQAKKSAPCIIFIDEIDAVGRQRGAGLGGGHDEREQTLNQMLVEMDGFEGNEGVIVIAATNRPDVLDPALLRPGRFDRQVTVGLPDIRGREQILKVHMRKVPIGDDVKASVIARGTPGFSGADLANLVNEAALFAARASRRVVSMEEFEKAKDKILMGAERRSMVMSDEEKEMTAYHEAGHAIVGRLVPEHDPVYKVSIIPRGRALGVTMYLPEKDRFSHSKQHLESNISSLYGGRIAEEIIYGPDKVSTGASNDIERATNLARKMVTQWGLSEKMGPMLYAEEEGEVFLGRTSSKSLHMSDETAQEIDMEIKAFCNRNYQRAEQILKDNMDILHAMKDALMQYETIDAGQIDDLMARKEVRPPADGGGFDDSQSSEPPVSKQGEKADEADKSKGNDDNKVEPNLSSPKDIQD; from the coding sequence TTGAGCGATATGGCAAAAAATCTTATTTTATGGTTGGTTATTGCAGTTGTCTTGATGTCTGTGTTCCAGAGTTTTACTCCCGGTAACAGCAATGAACAGCAATTAGATTACACTCGGTTTGTACAAGATGTACGACAAAGCCAAGTGCGTGAAGCAACCGTTGATCGCAACGGCGTTATTAAAGGTACTAAGCGCAATGGTGAACAATTCGTCACGGTTATTCCGGGTGGTTACGATCGCGATTTAATTAACGACTTGGTTAAGCAAGGTGTTCGTGCTACAGGTGAATTACCTGAAGAGCCAAGCATCTTAACGTCTATTTTTATTTCGTGGTTCCCAATGTTACTACTTATTGGTGTGTGGATTTTCTTCATGCGTCAAATGCAAGGTGGTGGCGGTAAAGGCGCGATGTCATTTGGTAAATCTAAAGCGCGTTTATTAAGCGAAGATCAAATTAAAACAACCTTTGCCGATGTTGCCGGTTGTGATGAAGCAAAAGAAGAAGTTGCTGAGTTAGTTGATTATTTGCGTGATCCAACGAAATTCCAAAAACTTGGTGGCCGTATTCCGTCAGGTATTTTAATGGTTGGTCAACCAGGTACGGGTAAAACATTACTTGCAAAAGCAATCGCTGGTGAAGCCAAAGTACCATTCTTTTCTATCTCAGGTTCTGATTTCGTTGAAATGTTTGTTGGTGTGGGTGCCTCGCGTGTTCGCGATATGTTCGACCAAGCGAAGAAATCTGCACCTTGTATTATTTTTATCGATGAGATTGATGCGGTAGGTCGCCAACGTGGTGCCGGTTTAGGTGGTGGTCACGATGAGCGTGAGCAAACCTTAAACCAAATGCTTGTTGAAATGGATGGCTTTGAAGGTAACGAAGGGGTTATTGTTATCGCTGCTACTAACCGTCCAGATGTGTTAGACCCAGCCTTACTTCGCCCTGGTCGTTTTGACCGTCAAGTAACCGTAGGTTTACCAGATATTCGCGGTCGCGAGCAAATCTTAAAAGTTCACATGCGTAAAGTGCCAATTGGCGATGATGTAAAAGCATCGGTTATCGCACGTGGTACGCCGGGTTTCTCTGGTGCAGATTTAGCAAACTTAGTGAATGAAGCTGCATTATTTGCGGCGCGTGCTTCTCGCCGTGTTGTTTCAATGGAAGAGTTTGAGAAAGCCAAAGATAAAATCTTAATGGGTGCAGAGCGTCGTTCAATGGTAATGAGCGATGAAGAAAAAGAAATGACTGCATACCACGAAGCGGGTCACGCAATTGTTGGTCGCTTAGTACCAGAGCATGATCCAGTTTATAAAGTGAGTATTATTCCGCGTGGTCGTGCCTTAGGTGTCACCATGTACTTACCAGAAAAAGATCGCTTCAGTCATTCTAAGCAACATTTAGAAAGTAATATTTCTTCATTATACGGTGGCCGTATTGCTGAAGAGATCATTTATGGCCCTGATAAAGTTTCAACAGGTGCATCAAATGATATCGAGCGTGCGACAAACCTAGCGCGTAAAATGGTTACTCAGTGGGGCTTGTCGGAGAAAATGGGCCCAATGCTATACGCCGAAGAAGAAGGCGAAGTGTTTTTAGGTCGTACATCATCTAAGTCGTTGCATATGTCTGATGAAACAGCTCAAGAAATAGATATGGAAATCAAAGCTTTCTGTAATCGAAATTACCAGCGAGCAGAGCAAATTTTAAAAGATAATATGGATATTTTGCATGCGATGAAAGATGCCTTAATGCAATATGAGACTATTGATGCTGGCCAAATTGACGACCTAATGGCGCGCAAAGAAGTTCGCCCACCAGCAGATGGCGGTGGTTTCGACGACTCTCAATCGTCAGAGCCTCCTGTATCAAAACAAGGTGAGAAGGCTGACGAAGCAGATAAGTCAAAAGGCAATGACGATAACAAGGTAGAGCCAAATTTATCGTCTCCTAAAGATATCCAAGACTAA
- the rlmE gene encoding 23S rRNA (uridine(2552)-2'-O)-methyltransferase RlmE, with amino-acid sequence MSKKKHSASSTRWLNEHFEDEYVKKAQKLGLRSRAVFKIEEINNKDKLIKPGMKVVDLGAAPGGWSEYAVKAVGDDGQVVACDILPMDPIPGVDFLQGDFREEAVLDALLQRIDGKNIDVVMSDMAANFTGNDSADSARSMYLVELALDMCHQVLKKNGAFVVKVFQGEGFDQFMKEVKNVFKVVKTRKPESSRARSREVYLVATGFKL; translated from the coding sequence TTGAGTAAGAAAAAACACAGTGCCAGTTCAACCCGCTGGCTAAATGAACATTTTGAGGATGAGTACGTAAAAAAAGCGCAAAAACTCGGCTTGCGCTCTCGCGCTGTTTTCAAGATAGAAGAGATAAACAACAAAGATAAATTAATTAAACCGGGGATGAAGGTCGTTGATTTAGGCGCGGCCCCTGGCGGCTGGTCTGAGTACGCAGTGAAAGCAGTTGGCGACGATGGCCAAGTGGTTGCTTGTGATATTTTACCCATGGACCCAATCCCTGGTGTTGATTTTTTACAAGGTGATTTTCGCGAAGAAGCAGTCCTAGATGCGCTTTTACAACGTATAGATGGTAAGAACATCGATGTTGTGATGTCGGATATGGCGGCAAATTTTACGGGGAACGACTCAGCTGATTCCGCTCGCAGTATGTATCTTGTTGAATTAGCGTTAGATATGTGTCACCAAGTTTTGAAGAAAAACGGTGCATTTGTTGTTAAAGTATTCCAAGGCGAAGGCTTCGATCAATTTATGAAAGAAGTGAAAAACGTCTTTAAAGTAGTTAAAACGAGAAAGCCTGAATCGTCTCGAGCACGATCAAGAGAGGTTTATCTGGTAGCTACTGGTTTTAAATTGTAG
- the yhbY gene encoding ribosome assembly RNA-binding protein YhbY encodes MNLNKKQIQYLKGQAHSLKPVVLLGSNGLTEGVVAEIDAALTHHELIKVKIPTDDREIKGLIVEAICRETNAIKIQVIGKTLVIFRQSDEKKIHIPKL; translated from the coding sequence ATGAACTTAAATAAGAAGCAAATTCAGTACTTAAAAGGGCAAGCCCACTCACTTAAACCTGTTGTTTTACTCGGTAGTAACGGCCTTACTGAGGGTGTTGTTGCCGAAATTGATGCCGCGTTAACGCATCATGAACTCATTAAAGTGAAAATTCCAACAGATGATCGTGAAATTAAAGGATTAATCGTTGAGGCGATTTGTCGTGAAACCAATGCGATTAAAATTCAAGTGATCGGTAAAACTTTGGTTATTTTCCGTCAATCAGACGAAAAGAAAATTCACATTCCAAAGCTATAA
- a CDS encoding transporter substrate-binding domain-containing protein: MWPKFIIALFCLSGVAQATDVVNYSWYETHRQNIKYEKYYTDLLKLALEKSSDKYGAYELNRIDAGLSQTHMIELARTNKYVNIIWTMTSIEREEKLIPVRIPLFKGLGGCRISLIRVGEQARFDELTSAAELAKLNAGQGTLWPDTVILNNNDFQVSTAQEHSALYRMLAKGRFDYFPRALYEAFNEVDQYPELAIEQRFAIYYHSPFFYFVNKANPRLAERIQYGLEVAIQDGSFDAYFDSSEITARIIEKANLANREVIVLDNPLLSEQTKQALDKLAFNNSCIGQAQKTKRLVVDER, encoded by the coding sequence ATGTGGCCTAAATTTATCATCGCCTTGTTTTGTTTGTCGGGTGTGGCACAGGCAACGGATGTTGTTAATTACTCGTGGTATGAAACACACCGGCAAAATATCAAGTATGAAAAGTATTATACCGACTTGCTCAAGTTGGCCTTAGAAAAGTCATCTGATAAATACGGTGCATATGAGCTTAATCGTATTGATGCGGGCTTGAGTCAAACACACATGATTGAGCTTGCTCGCACGAATAAATATGTCAACATCATTTGGACGATGACTTCAATAGAGCGAGAAGAGAAGCTCATTCCTGTTAGAATCCCTCTGTTTAAAGGTTTAGGTGGTTGTAGAATCTCATTGATCAGGGTTGGTGAGCAAGCTAGGTTTGATGAGCTCACTAGTGCTGCTGAGTTGGCGAAACTAAACGCCGGCCAAGGTACGCTTTGGCCTGATACTGTCATTTTAAATAATAACGATTTTCAAGTTTCTACCGCACAAGAGCACAGTGCGCTTTATCGAATGTTGGCCAAAGGGCGATTCGATTATTTCCCACGAGCGTTATATGAGGCGTTCAACGAAGTTGATCAATATCCAGAATTAGCGATTGAGCAACGCTTTGCTATTTATTATCACTCGCCGTTTTTCTATTTCGTTAACAAGGCTAATCCAAGGTTGGCTGAGCGAATTCAGTACGGGTTGGAAGTGGCAATACAAGACGGTAGTTTCGATGCCTATTTTGATTCGAGTGAGATCACCGCCAGAATCATAGAAAAGGCTAACTTGGCCAACCGGGAGGTGATTGTCTTAGATAACCCTTTACTGAGCGAACAAACCAAACAGGCGCTTGATAAGCTTGCGTTTAATAATAGCTGTATTGGACAGGCGCAAAAAACAAAAAGATTAGTGGTTGACGAACGATAG
- the greA gene encoding transcription elongation factor GreA has protein sequence MNQIPMTAHGADALRDELHHLKTVKRPEIVEAIAEAREHGDLKENAEYHAAREQQGFCEGRIQEIEGKLSNAQIIDVTKIPNTGKVIFGATVTLLNIDTDEEVTYQIVGDDEADIKQHRISINSPIARGLIGKMVDSEVEIKTPGGLVEYEVIAVDHK, from the coding sequence ATGAATCAAATTCCGATGACGGCACACGGCGCAGATGCGTTACGTGATGAGTTACACCATTTAAAAACAGTAAAGCGTCCAGAAATTGTTGAAGCCATTGCAGAAGCACGTGAACACGGTGATTTAAAAGAAAATGCTGAATACCATGCTGCACGTGAGCAACAAGGATTCTGTGAAGGTCGAATTCAAGAAATTGAAGGGAAATTGTCAAACGCTCAAATCATCGACGTCACTAAAATTCCAAATACCGGTAAGGTTATTTTTGGCGCAACCGTCACCTTGTTAAATATCGACACAGATGAAGAAGTGACTTACCAAATTGTCGGTGATGACGAAGCAGATATCAAACAACACCGCATTAGCATTAACTCGCCGATTGCCCGTGGTTTGATTGGTAAAATGGTTGACTCTGAAGTAGAAATTAAAACACCTGGTGGTTTAGTCGAATACGAAGTCATCGCAGTTGATCATAAGTAG